GCCCCTCCTGGAGCTCGCGCCGCTGGATCTCCTGCACGTGCTGCACGGTCTCGGCGGTGGGTGGCTCCTGCTGCAGCCGGACGATCTCTGCGAGCGCGGCGGCCGCGAGCGTGTCGAGCGAGTCGGGTGACGCGCCGAAGCCGAGGGTGACGGAGTAGTTCTCCCAGGGCGTGTGCGAGTAGCCGGCGCCGACGCTCACGCCGTAGGTGCCGCCGCGCTCCTCGCGCAGCTCGTCGCGGAGCCGGATCTCGAGAACGTCGGCGAGGGAGCGGAGCAGGTGGCGGTTGCGCTCGTCGTACTCGAATGGGCCGGTGAATACGATGCGGGTCATCGCCTGCGGCTCGAGTCCCTTCCGCACGACCTTTTCGATGACGCCGTCCGGCGGTCGCACGCCGTGGTCGATCACCTGCTCCGCACCGGGGCGGGTGGGCAGGGATCCAAGGTACTGCTCCACGAGGGGGCGCAGTGCGGCGGTGTCGATCGTGCCCACGAAGGTGAACGCGAAGTCGTCGGCGTCCGCGAAGCGCTCGCGGTAGAAGGCGAGCGACTCGTCGAGCGACCAGTCGCGTATCGTGGTCGTATCGATGCGGACGTTGCGCGGATGGTTCTGCGTGAGCGTGCGCGCGAGGGTGTCGCCGAACGCCGCCTGCGGCGATGCTGCCTGGTTCGCGAGCACCGCCTGCATGCGCTCGCGCAGTGACAGGAACGCGGTGCTGTCGACGCGTGGCGCCGTGAACACGAGGTGCACGAGCTGCAGTGCCGTTTCCATGTCGCTGGGCGCGGCGGCGCCGCGGATCTCCTCGGTCGTGCCGCCGACGCCGGGCGAAACCGACACGGCCTTGCCCGCAAGCGCCTTCTGCAGCTGTGTCGCGCTGAACGCGCCGAAGCCCATGGTCTGCACGGCCGGTGCAGCCAGTGACGCCGACAGCAGCTCCTCGGTCGGCGCGTGCGAGGTGCCGCCCAGGCTGACCCCGCTGAACAGGACCTCGTCGTCCCGGAAGTCCGTGGGCTTGACCAGCACGCGGATCCCGTTGGCCAGGATCCACTCGGTCACGCCGATGCCGTCGAGCGTGCGTGTCGCGACGACGCGGCCGGCGTCCGGCAGGCGCGGCAGCAGCGGCTCGGCCACGGCGTCGTCGTCCCATGCGGCGATCTGTGCTGCGCCGACGCGCGTTTCGATTGCGCGCAGTTCGTGCGCGCCCGGCGGCTCGAGCCCCTGCTTCTCCGGCATCTGCACGACGATCGTCCGACCCGGCTGGCTCAGCCAGTCGCCCGCAACGGCGTTCACGTCGGCGAGCGTGACCGCCGGGAGGATCGCCTGCACCTGCCGGTACTCCCACTCGATGCCGGGCGCAGGCTCGCCCTCCAGGAAGTGGCGCGCGTACTCCGCGGCATAGGTCGCGGAACTGGTCTTTTCGCGCTCCGCATGTGCCAGCTCGTAGCTGCGCAGCAGGTTCGCGCGCGCACGCTCCAGCTCCGTTGCGGTGAAGCCGTGCCGCGCAACCCGGGTGGCTTCCGTGAGCAGCGCTTCCAGGCCGCGCACCACGCCGGTGTCCGGCACGATTGCGGCGAGCACGTACGCATCCGCGGCACGCACGAACGCGCCGGTTTGCGACGCGGCGCCGACGAACGGCGGATCCGCGGACTGCGCGAGCTCCGCAAAGCGCGCGTTCAGCATCGCATTGTACAGCGACGCCACCAGGTCGTCGCGGAAGGCTGCCTCGCTGTTGGTCTCGCGCGACGGCCGCAGCCAGTAGACCTCGACCCGCGTGTTCGTCGCCTCGACATCCGTGGCGATCACCACGCGCGTGCTGTCCGGTGCGGTGAGCGCGTGTGCCGGGCGCTCGGCAGCCCGAGGTGTCGGTGGCACCCTGCCCAGCTCCTCGCGCAGCATCGTCTCGACCGTGCCCGCGTCGAAGTCACCGACCGCGATCACCGCCATCAGGTCCGGGCGGTACCAGCTCTCGTAGAAGGCGCGCAGTTCCGCAGGATCGAAGGACTCCAGGCTTTCGCGAGTGCCGATCGGCAGCCGCTCGCCGTATGCAGACCCGGCGAAGAGGACGGGGAAGATCTGCTGGCGCATGCGCTCGGCAGAGCCCTGTCCGAGCCGCCATTCCTCGATGACGACACCGCGCTCCTTGCGTACTTCCGCCGTGTCCATCGTGACGGCATGCGCCCAGTCGCCCAGGATGCGGAACCCCTGCCGCAGGAAATCGCCGCTGTCGGTCGGCACCGTGAGCATGTACACGGTCTCGTCGAAAGACGTGTACGCGTTCAGGTCTGCGCCGAAGCGCATGCCGATGCTTTCGAGGTAGTCGATGATCGCCTGCTTCTCGAAGCGTTCCGTCCCGTTGAACGCCATGTGCTCGACAAAGTGCGCAAGCCCGAGCTGCGCGTCCGTCTCGAGCACGGAGCCCGCGTTGACCACGAGGCGCAGCTCGGCCCGCTCCTCGGGGCGCGCGTTCGCCCGGATGTAGTAGCGCATCCCGTTCGCCAGCGTACCGGTGCGCACGGCCGGGTCCAGGGGCAGCGTGTCGGCCGGTGACGACGATGTGAACTCCGCGGGCGCCTGTGCACGCGCGACCGGCACGGGGAAGAGCAGGGCAAGTGCGAGGAAGAACGGCAACGAAATGACGGGACGTCGCATGGATCCTCCGGACATGTGAGACGAGCGGGACTATACACGCAACGGCACGGATGGTACCACCTGCCGCGTCGGCCGCAGTCGCGCGATGCCCGCCACGCACCTTGCCGGAATCCCGGGAGCGGCCGCGAGGCGACGCCCATCGACGCCGGGTCCGGAGGCACACGCTTGCGCTACCCGCGCCCGGGCGGCAGCTTCGCGGCGTCGCCTGCTCCCCCGCAGGCCGCCCCTCACCGTCGCACTGAAGCCATGCGAATCCACCACCCGTCGACGACACGCGCGCTCACGCTCCTCGCGGCTTGCGCGAGCGCCACCGGCTGCCGCGGCTCGCTCGAGCTGGCGCCGAGCGACGCGCCCGCTGTCCTCGCGCGTCACACCATCGATGCGCCGGATCCTGGGCAGCGTGGGCCGTTTGCCGTGCGTACGCTGTACTACGGCAGCGGGGAGGACCGTCGGCGGCCGGAGTACCGCGACTCCGTGACGATCCGCACGAGCAGCGTCGACGCGTCGAAGCTGGTATCGCTCGGTGACGCCGCGGGCTCGCGCAACCGCTACTGGGGCTTCACGCCAAAGGAGTTTCCGCGCAACGCGCGCGTCTGGTATCCGGACGGGGAAGGACCGTTTCCGCTGGTGCTCGTGGTGCACGGGAATCACGACATGAAGGATTTCTCCGATCCCGGCTACGACTACCTCGGTAACCTCCTCGCCAGTCGCGGGTTCATTCTCGCCTCCATCGACCAGAACTTCCTGAACGGCTCGATCCGCAACGAGAATGACGCGCGCGGCTGGATGCTGCTCCAGCACCTCGCGCTCTGGCGCACCTTCAACGACAGCACCGGCAGCCCGTTCCACGGCAAGGTCGACATGGAGCGCATCGCCCTGATCGGCCATTCGCGGGGCGGCGAAGCGGTAGGACATGCGGCGGCATTCAACCGGCTCGCGCATTACCCGGACGACGCCAGCGTCGAGTTCGACTTCGACTTCGGCATCCGCTCGCTGGTCGCGATCGCACCCGTGGACGGCCAGTACAAGCCCGCGGATCGCTACGTCCCGGTGAGCGACGTCAGCTACCTGGTCTTTCATGGCTCGCACGACGGCGATGTCACCAACTTCGCCGGGCTGCGCCAGTACCAGCGCGTCGAGCTCGGGGCGGACGACTTCAAGTCGGCGGTGTACGTCTACCGCGCGAACCACGGGCAGTGGAACACGGTATGGGGCGCACATGACAGCGGACCGCGCAGCGGCCGGATCCTCGACCTGCGCGGCCTGCTGCCCGCGGCGGAGCAGCGTCGCTTCGCCGAAGTGTTCGTCTCCGCGTTCCTGGAAGCAACGCTGCGCGACGACGACCGCTACCTCCCGCTCTTCCGTGACCACCGCGTCGCCGGTGACTGGCTGCCACCGACGATGTACATCACGCGCTTCCAGGAGGGCACGTTCCGACCGCTCGCGCGCTTCGATGACGATATCGATGTCACGACCGGCTCCGCGCCGGGCGTGACGCTGCGCGCCGACTCCATGGCGACGTGGAAGGAAGGTGGGCTGCAGATGCGCTCCGCCAACAGCGCCGCCGAGGGCACCACCATGCAGAACTATGCGGTGACGCTCGGCTGGAACAACCGCATCGCCGGCGACGACACGACGCGTTCGGGACCGCCCGCCCGCTA
The window above is part of the Longimicrobiales bacterium genome. Proteins encoded here:
- a CDS encoding insulinase family protein; its protein translation is MRRPVISLPFFLALALLFPVPVARAQAPAEFTSSSPADTLPLDPAVRTGTLANGMRYYIRANARPEERAELRLVVNAGSVLETDAQLGLAHFVEHMAFNGTERFEKQAIIDYLESIGMRFGADLNAYTSFDETVYMLTVPTDSGDFLRQGFRILGDWAHAVTMDTAEVRKERGVVIEEWRLGQGSAERMRQQIFPVLFAGSAYGERLPIGTRESLESFDPAELRAFYESWYRPDLMAVIAVGDFDAGTVETMLREELGRVPPTPRAAERPAHALTAPDSTRVVIATDVEATNTRVEVYWLRPSRETNSEAAFRDDLVASLYNAMLNARFAELAQSADPPFVGAASQTGAFVRAADAYVLAAIVPDTGVVRGLEALLTEATRVARHGFTATELERARANLLRSYELAHAEREKTSSATYAAEYARHFLEGEPAPGIEWEYRQVQAILPAVTLADVNAVAGDWLSQPGRTIVVQMPEKQGLEPPGAHELRAIETRVGAAQIAAWDDDAVAEPLLPRLPDAGRVVATRTLDGIGVTEWILANGIRVLVKPTDFRDDEVLFSGVSLGGTSHAPTEELLSASLAAPAVQTMGFGAFSATQLQKALAGKAVSVSPGVGGTTEEIRGAAAPSDMETALQLVHLVFTAPRVDSTAFLSLRERMQAVLANQAASPQAAFGDTLARTLTQNHPRNVRIDTTTIRDWSLDESLAFYRERFADADDFAFTFVGTIDTAALRPLVEQYLGSLPTRPGAEQVIDHGVRPPDGVIEKVVRKGLEPQAMTRIVFTGPFEYDERNRHLLRSLADVLEIRLRDELREERGGTYGVSVGAGYSHTPWENYSVTLGFGASPDSLDTLAAAALAEIVRLQQEPPTAETVQHVQEIQRRELQEGLRQNGYWLSNLSARLLTGEEPISPERQRALIDALTAEAISEAARQYLSLERYVRVSLFPEGS